The Sphaerospermopsis torques-reginae ITEP-024 genome has a window encoding:
- the cobM gene encoding precorrin-4 C(11)-methyltransferase translates to MSDASLINSLESAVYIVGAGPGDPDLLTVKAQKLLSRADVILFADSLIPEHILDICRQDAEIIKTANKTLEEILPIMVTAVRSHKSVVRLHSGDPSLYSAIHEQMQLLTEANIPFEVIPGISAFQAAAAKLKIELTVPNLVQSIILTRISGRTEVPAREELASLAAHQASLCLYLSARHVANAQAQLLEHYPPQTQVAICFRVGWPDEKIRVVPLDKMAECTQEEQLLRTTLYIISPALLPVTGRSRLYHPQHNHLFRSSHH, encoded by the coding sequence ATGAGTGATGCAAGTTTGATTAATTCCTTAGAATCAGCAGTGTATATTGTGGGAGCAGGTCCGGGAGATCCAGATTTATTAACGGTTAAGGCGCAAAAACTCCTCTCTAGGGCTGATGTAATTTTATTTGCTGATTCTTTAATTCCAGAACACATTTTAGATATCTGTCGTCAGGATGCGGAAATTATTAAAACGGCGAATAAGACTTTAGAAGAGATTTTACCGATCATGGTGACAGCGGTGCGATCGCATAAGTCTGTGGTGCGTCTTCATTCTGGTGATCCTAGTCTCTATAGTGCTATCCATGAGCAAATGCAGCTTTTGACTGAGGCGAATATTCCTTTTGAAGTTATCCCTGGTATTAGTGCTTTTCAAGCTGCGGCTGCTAAACTCAAGATAGAGTTAACAGTGCCTAATTTGGTACAAAGTATTATCCTCACCCGCATCAGTGGACGCACAGAAGTACCAGCAAGAGAGGAATTAGCTAGTTTGGCTGCACATCAAGCTAGTCTGTGTTTATACCTGAGTGCGCGTCATGTTGCCAATGCCCAAGCTCAACTCTTGGAACATTACCCACCACAAACCCAAGTGGCTATTTGTTTTCGTGTAGGCTGGCCTGATGAAAAAATCCGGGTTGTTCCTCTTGACAAAATGGCAGAATGTACCCAAGAAGAACAATTACTGCGGACTACACTTTATATCATTAGTCCTGCCCTCTTACCAGTAACAGGTCGTTCTCGTTTATACCATCCACAGCATAATCATTTGTTTCGTTCATCTCATCACTGA
- a CDS encoding phenylpyruvate tautomerase MIF-related protein yields MPLIKVQTSVSAPEKAQIESMLKGLSAKLAKHTGKPESYVMTAFEAEIPMTFAGTTDPVCYIEIKSVGTMKPEQTLAMSQEFCQEINSCLGVPKNRIYIEFADAKGFMWGWNSTTFG; encoded by the coding sequence ATGCCATTAATTAAAGTCCAAACTTCTGTATCTGCCCCAGAAAAAGCTCAAATTGAGTCAATGCTTAAAGGTTTATCAGCCAAGTTAGCTAAACATACAGGTAAACCAGAATCTTATGTGATGACAGCTTTTGAAGCAGAAATACCCATGACTTTTGCAGGAACTACAGATCCAGTTTGCTATATTGAAATTAAAAGTGTTGGCACAATGAAACCTGAACAAACTTTAGCTATGAGTCAGGAATTTTGCCAGGAAATTAACTCTTGTTTGGGTGTTCCTAAAAATAGAATTTATATAGAATTTGCTGACGCTAAGGGTTTTATGTGGGGTTGGAATAGTACAACCTTTGGTTAA
- the lgt gene encoding prolipoprotein diacylglyceryl transferase: MTIDFSALLLGFQFTSPGPIIFELGPVVIRWYGLLIASAVLIGVSLSQYVAKRRHVNPELISDLSIWLVIGAIPAARLYYVLFQWSEYSQHPERIIAIWQGGIAIHGAIIGGVIAALIFAKLKKISFWQLADLVAPSLILGQAIGRWGNFFNSEAFGRPTDLPWKLYIPLDRRPPGLVNFEYFHPTFLYESLWNLMVFALLLTLFFRALSGKPRLKVGTLFLVYWVAYSLGRFWIEGLRTDSLMLGPLRIAQIVSLTGISLGLAGLAWLYLFKRPLPDVVSSSNGDW, from the coding sequence ATGACAATAGATTTTTCTGCTTTGCTCTTGGGATTTCAATTTACTTCTCCAGGACCAATTATATTTGAACTCGGTCCAGTGGTTATCCGCTGGTATGGCTTGTTGATTGCCTCAGCCGTGTTAATTGGCGTTAGCCTTTCGCAATATGTGGCAAAGCGTCGTCATGTTAATCCTGAGTTAATCAGTGATTTGTCGATTTGGCTGGTAATTGGGGCTATTCCCGCAGCTAGGCTATATTATGTTTTATTTCAATGGTCAGAATATTCCCAGCATCCAGAGAGGATTATAGCTATTTGGCAAGGAGGTATTGCCATTCATGGAGCAATTATTGGTGGTGTCATAGCGGCGTTAATCTTTGCCAAACTGAAAAAGATATCTTTTTGGCAATTAGCAGATTTAGTAGCTCCTTCGCTGATTTTAGGGCAAGCGATCGGACGTTGGGGTAATTTTTTCAATTCTGAGGCTTTTGGCAGACCAACTGATTTACCCTGGAAGCTGTATATTCCCTTGGATCGTCGTCCTCCCGGTTTGGTTAATTTTGAATATTTCCATCCCACTTTTCTCTATGAATCTCTGTGGAATTTAATGGTTTTTGCCCTGCTGCTAACTTTATTTTTTCGCGCTTTATCTGGCAAGCCTCGCCTAAAGGTAGGGACGTTATTCTTAGTTTACTGGGTAGCCTATAGCTTAGGACGATTTTGGATTGAAGGCTTACGCACAGATAGCTTGATGCTAGGACCTTTGAGAATTGCACAAATAGTTAGTTTAACGGGAATTTCTTTAGGATTAGCTGGTTTAGCTTGGCTTTATTTATTCAAACGCCCTTTACCTGATGTGGTTTCTTCTTCTAACGGTGACTGGTGA